Proteins encoded together in one Alteribacter keqinensis window:
- a CDS encoding CAP domain-containing protein, whose translation MLKKLIYSVLAVAVAVPLVVGNTAEASSTHTVESGDTLYKISQQYDVSLSDIIDANSDIDNPDMIYPGQQVTLPSAQSAQQPSQTSEQTSSELSEFEQEVVRLTNEERAQHGLPELEIAEDVSEVARDKSADMRDNNYFDHNSPTHGSPFDMMRSYGVNYNAAGENIAAGQQTPEQVVDAWMNSQGHRENILSSNYTEIGVGHVEGGQYGHYWTQMFISR comes from the coding sequence ATGTTAAAAAAACTCATTTACTCAGTATTGGCTGTTGCAGTTGCAGTTCCTTTGGTTGTGGGGAACACAGCGGAAGCGAGCTCAACTCATACAGTTGAATCAGGAGACACATTGTATAAAATTTCTCAACAATACGATGTAAGTCTTTCTGATATTATTGATGCAAACAGTGACATCGATAACCCGGACATGATCTACCCAGGGCAGCAAGTGACATTGCCTTCTGCTCAATCAGCTCAGCAACCAAGTCAAACGTCTGAGCAGACTTCAAGCGAACTTAGTGAGTTCGAGCAGGAAGTTGTTCGTTTGACGAATGAAGAGCGTGCACAGCACGGCTTACCTGAGCTTGAGATTGCAGAGGACGTTTCAGAAGTTGCTCGTGATAAGTCGGCTGATATGAGAGATAACAACTACTTTGATCACAACAGCCCGACCCACGGAAGCCCGTTTGACATGATGCGCAGCTACGGAGTAAATTACAACGCAGCTGGTGAAAACATTGCTGCAGGTCAGCAGACACCAGAGCAAGTTGTCGATGCTTGGATGAACTCTCAAGGTCACCGTGAAAACATCCTCAGCAGTAACTACACTGAAATTGGTGTAGGGCACGTTGAAGGCGGACAGTACGGCCACTACTGGACACAAATGTTTATTTCTCGATAA
- a CDS encoding prepilin-type N-terminal cleavage/methylation domain-containing protein, with the protein MKKIRNSNQKGVTLIELLAALALFGLIGAIAITFLIQANLFHVRTGADISLTQEANLVVSELRSIHQREEMGDSYTICIEDGYLFHNHTRISSIPFDSFKIYSDKDLVSGPHCEEGILRAEALPLSFTIVNKSSSYDLLTTLTPSNQPFNYTTD; encoded by the coding sequence ATGAAAAAAATAAGAAATTCGAACCAAAAAGGCGTCACCTTAATCGAATTACTCGCTGCTTTGGCCTTGTTCGGTCTCATTGGTGCCATTGCAATTACTTTTCTAATCCAGGCTAATTTGTTCCACGTACGGACCGGCGCGGACATTTCACTGACACAGGAAGCAAACCTGGTCGTGTCGGAATTACGAAGCATCCACCAGAGAGAAGAAATGGGAGATTCGTATACAATATGTATTGAAGACGGATATTTATTTCATAATCACACTCGAATTTCAAGCATCCCTTTTGATTCATTTAAAATCTACTCTGACAAGGATCTCGTTTCAGGCCCCCATTGCGAGGAGGGTATTCTAAGAGCAGAAGCTCTCCCCCTTTCATTTACTATTGTAAACAAGAGCTCTTCCTATGATCTCCTGACTACCCTCACCCCGTCTAATCAACCATTTAACTATACAACAGACTAA
- the map gene encoding type I methionyl aminopeptidase produces MITIKSEREIKLMHEAGKLLASCHKEIAKMIKPGVSTMEIDTFVEKYLAKHGATPEQKGFHDYPYATCASINDEICHGFPRKEPLKNGDIVTIDCVVNLNGGLADSAWTYTVGNVSDEAEELCKVTKQSLYRAIRQAKPGKRLGDIGHAIQSYVEAKGYSVVRDFAGHGLGPTIHEEPNIPHFGVQGRGLRLKEGMVITIEPMINLGAWGSQMDSNGWTARTVDGSLSAQYEHTLVITKEGPVILTEQDVI; encoded by the coding sequence GTGATTACAATAAAGTCGGAGCGTGAAATAAAATTAATGCATGAGGCGGGAAAACTTTTGGCCAGCTGCCATAAAGAAATAGCAAAGATGATCAAGCCAGGCGTATCAACGATGGAAATTGATACGTTTGTTGAAAAATACTTAGCAAAGCACGGTGCCACGCCTGAACAGAAAGGGTTTCACGATTACCCTTATGCAACGTGTGCGTCGATTAACGATGAAATCTGCCACGGGTTTCCCAGAAAAGAGCCGTTGAAAAACGGAGATATCGTTACCATTGACTGCGTTGTCAATCTGAATGGGGGACTGGCTGATTCGGCATGGACATATACAGTGGGAAACGTGTCTGATGAAGCAGAGGAATTGTGTAAAGTAACGAAACAGTCTCTTTACCGCGCTATTCGTCAGGCAAAACCGGGAAAACGTCTCGGTGATATCGGGCATGCGATCCAATCCTATGTGGAAGCGAAAGGCTACTCTGTTGTCAGGGATTTTGCAGGGCACGGTCTCGGACCTACCATTCATGAGGAGCCGAACATCCCTCACTTCGGTGTCCAGGGAAGAGGTCTTCGTTTAAAAGAAGGAATGGTCATCACAATCGAACCGATGATCAATCTCGGTGCCTGGGGTTCACAGATGGATTCCAACGGCTGGACGGCAAGAACGGTAGACGGATCCCTGTCTGCCCAATATGAGCATACCCTTGTGATTACAAAAGAAGGTCCGGTTATTTTAACCGAACAGGATGTTATATAG
- a CDS encoding GNAT family N-acetyltransferase, which yields MFDWKWMTKEDALTIANWEYEKPYDFYNMNEDSEDLDEFLNPFNWKHMCTAYMDGRLAGFAVFKKSDETNEVEVSLGLRPDLTGKGFGTAFVETTMDKAFENGHVDVLVINVAAFNQRAISVYERTGFRKTAAYLQKTNQSSYPFVKMKKVSKMEISK from the coding sequence TTGTTTGATTGGAAGTGGATGACGAAAGAGGACGCGTTGACAATTGCAAACTGGGAATACGAAAAACCTTACGACTTTTATAACATGAATGAAGATTCGGAGGACTTGGATGAGTTTTTGAATCCGTTTAACTGGAAACACATGTGTACAGCTTACATGGATGGCAGACTTGCCGGTTTTGCAGTTTTTAAGAAGTCCGATGAAACAAATGAAGTAGAAGTAAGCCTGGGACTCAGACCGGATCTTACGGGAAAAGGATTCGGTACTGCGTTTGTTGAAACAACAATGGACAAGGCGTTTGAAAACGGCCATGTGGATGTTCTGGTAATTAACGTAGCTGCGTTCAATCAAAGAGCAATCTCTGTTTATGAACGTACAGGTTTCAGGAAAACAGCGGCTTATTTGCAGAAGACCAACCAAAGCTCCTATCCATTTGTGAAAATGAAAAAGGTCTCCAAAATGGAAATAAGTAAATAA
- a CDS encoding GNAT family N-acetyltransferase yields the protein MALRKFDSPREFLHYTEAFLEEREAAHNLPLGLLRRLIKDEDVNKKYENRKAPFMAVSTNGRFCMLQTPPFNLIIAGKEEGVPDAVSWLVNQGIDMPGVTGEKELTFAFIDEWEKQTKKKGKPFMRQRIYKLEKVRDVIRKNGTLTVAKKEDLSLITEWVQLFHKEALTPISKSEAEDFAGKSIEQRTIYLWKNENDVPVSMAKKARETKNGVSVSLVYTPDEYKREGYATSCVAALSEHLLNEGYSFCCLYTDLDNPVSNSIYTKIGYVPVADSIDYRFGWDN from the coding sequence GTGGCGTTAAGGAAGTTTGATTCCCCTCGTGAATTTTTACATTATACTGAAGCCTTTCTTGAAGAACGGGAAGCAGCCCATAATCTTCCGCTCGGACTGCTTAGAAGGCTTATAAAAGACGAAGATGTAAACAAAAAATATGAGAACCGTAAAGCCCCGTTTATGGCCGTAAGTACAAATGGAAGGTTCTGTATGCTTCAAACACCTCCATTTAACCTGATCATTGCAGGAAAGGAAGAAGGTGTTCCTGATGCCGTGTCCTGGCTGGTAAACCAAGGGATTGATATGCCGGGTGTCACAGGTGAAAAAGAATTAACATTTGCTTTCATTGATGAATGGGAGAAGCAGACAAAGAAAAAAGGAAAGCCTTTTATGCGTCAGCGGATTTATAAGCTTGAAAAGGTAAGGGACGTCATAAGGAAGAACGGTACTTTAACCGTGGCAAAAAAAGAAGACCTTTCCCTTATTACGGAGTGGGTTCAACTCTTTCATAAAGAAGCCCTAACACCAATCAGTAAGTCGGAAGCAGAAGACTTTGCCGGCAAATCAATTGAACAAAGAACAATCTATTTATGGAAAAATGAAAATGATGTACCTGTTTCCATGGCAAAGAAAGCCCGTGAAACAAAAAACGGAGTATCTGTAAGTCTAGTCTATACCCCGGATGAATATAAGCGTGAGGGCTATGCTACAAGCTGTGTGGCTGCACTTAGCGAACATCTTCTTAATGAGGGATATTCGTTTTGCTGTCTTTACACCGACCTGGACAACCCCGTCTCAAATTCAATTTATACAAAGATAGGGTATGTACCTGTAGCTGATTCCATTGATTATCGATTTGGATGGGATAACTGA
- a CDS encoding STAS domain-containing protein → MMSENHMVKIGEAIIERSEELSIRLSREHDGKYSSSQSLSYSAEETIEHRKGFFVLLGEALLTGDIEEKLNQVYMWGKNAGKEAVKHGISADTAVLSLNPIRKALYEAIREEFNKLGLGFDAYFDVSDRLDPILDHAVYSFTQAFVEYNDETFSQAQDELLELSVPVVPLTGNVAILPVIGTIDTFRSKKMLDQALERGTELGLSYMIIDLSGVHMIDTAVAHNLFQLNDALKIVGIKAIISGLRPELAQTIVSLGISFNHMTVTNSLEQALMKTGLTIQPEDTVETKENFKKGLLI, encoded by the coding sequence ATGATGAGCGAAAATCATATGGTTAAGATAGGTGAGGCGATTATTGAAAGAAGTGAGGAACTTTCAATCCGTCTTTCCCGGGAGCATGATGGCAAGTACAGCTCCTCCCAAAGTCTCAGTTATTCTGCGGAAGAAACCATTGAACATCGTAAAGGCTTTTTTGTTTTGCTTGGAGAAGCATTGCTGACCGGGGATATTGAAGAAAAATTAAATCAGGTTTATATGTGGGGGAAAAATGCCGGGAAAGAAGCTGTCAAGCATGGAATTTCGGCAGATACAGCTGTATTAAGTTTAAACCCCATCAGAAAAGCGCTTTATGAAGCAATCAGAGAAGAGTTCAACAAGCTCGGCTTAGGATTCGATGCTTATTTTGATGTTTCGGACAGGCTGGATCCAATTTTAGATCACGCTGTTTATTCATTTACCCAGGCGTTTGTAGAATATAATGACGAAACGTTTTCGCAGGCACAGGATGAACTTTTAGAGCTTTCTGTTCCTGTTGTTCCCTTGACAGGTAATGTGGCTATACTTCCTGTAATTGGAACGATTGATACATTCAGATCCAAAAAGATGCTCGATCAGGCCCTGGAGAGAGGAACAGAACTCGGTCTCTCTTATATGATTATTGATCTTTCAGGAGTACACATGATTGATACTGCCGTAGCTCATAATCTTTTCCAGCTGAACGATGCCTTAAAAATTGTAGGGATTAAAGCCATTATCAGTGGATTGCGCCCCGAGCTTGCGCAAACAATTGTAAGTTTAGGCATTTCCTTTAACCATATGACCGTTACGAACAGCCTTGAGCAGGCACTGATGAAAACCGGCTTGACGATTCAGCCGGAGGATACAGTTGAGACTAAAGAAAACTTCAAAAAAGGTTTGCTTATATAA
- a CDS encoding VOC family protein, with the protein MINGIYETHADVRNLKEARAFYEEQLGLTPSLVMEERGVIFYTPGGSGQVFGIWEKPEVEWKKSHFAFQIPVEDMKSAISWLKDREIVAKQAFGLDPTEPLVHTWVPMASVYFEDPDGNLLEFAANLPEPPDHDPKVIYFSDWEKKHGKHTSSPVQAEPTLETQHYKPYIPRQKAVVNENYNRLLSQRINRF; encoded by the coding sequence ATGATTAACGGCATATATGAAACCCATGCAGATGTAAGGAACCTGAAAGAAGCAAGAGCGTTTTATGAAGAGCAGCTAGGCCTGACGCCATCTTTAGTAATGGAAGAACGGGGCGTCATTTTTTACACTCCCGGTGGCTCCGGCCAGGTGTTTGGCATTTGGGAAAAACCCGAGGTGGAATGGAAAAAAAGCCACTTCGCCTTTCAAATCCCTGTTGAAGATATGAAATCAGCGATCAGCTGGCTGAAAGACCGTGAAATTGTTGCAAAACAAGCATTCGGACTCGATCCCACAGAGCCACTCGTTCATACGTGGGTACCGATGGCTTCTGTTTACTTTGAAGACCCGGACGGAAACCTGCTTGAGTTCGCAGCCAACCTGCCTGAACCACCTGATCATGATCCTAAAGTCATCTACTTCAGTGATTGGGAAAAGAAACATGGAAAACACACGAGCAGTCCTGTTCAAGCGGAACCGACACTCGAAACGCAGCATTATAAACCTTATATCCCCAGACAAAAAGCCGTTGTAAATGAAAATTACAACCGCCTTCTTTCCCAGCGGATCAACCGTTTCTAA
- a CDS encoding class I SAM-dependent methyltransferase translates to MVLYNRIGSTYDVSRKADAEIVNRLLYLLQMNSKEQASILDIACGTGNYTISIKDKGYSVSGLDISETMLDQAKRKSADIEWIHDDIRSCNLPESRFDGATCVLSVHHFENLVESFSNVYKTLKPGARFVIFTSGSEQMQQYWLNAYFPEMMKASMAKMPLIREVTKALKKAGFTFQGSESFLVQPSLEDAFLYVGKENPEMYLDPDVRKGISSFSSLITDEELEKGLDLLKKDIEEGTFAERTASFDSRKGDYLFMVAKKS, encoded by the coding sequence TTGGTTCTATATAATCGAATCGGGTCAACTTATGATGTCTCGAGAAAAGCTGATGCTGAAATTGTCAACCGTCTTCTTTACTTGTTGCAGATGAATTCAAAAGAACAGGCGAGTATACTTGATATTGCTTGTGGTACAGGAAATTATACGATTTCTATTAAAGACAAAGGATATTCCGTCAGCGGCCTGGATATCTCTGAAACAATGCTGGATCAGGCCAAAAGAAAAAGTGCTGACATAGAATGGATTCATGATGACATCAGAAGCTGTAATTTACCGGAGAGTCGCTTTGATGGGGCTACATGTGTTCTCAGTGTACATCACTTTGAGAACCTCGTTGAAAGCTTTTCCAACGTATATAAGACATTAAAACCGGGTGCGAGGTTTGTTATTTTCACCTCAGGGTCTGAGCAGATGCAGCAATACTGGCTGAATGCTTATTTTCCTGAGATGATGAAAGCATCCATGGCAAAAATGCCGTTGATCAGAGAAGTGACGAAAGCGTTGAAGAAGGCCGGATTTACTTTTCAGGGGTCCGAGTCATTTCTCGTGCAGCCTTCGCTGGAGGATGCCTTCCTGTATGTAGGGAAAGAAAACCCGGAGATGTATCTTGATCCTGATGTGCGAAAAGGGATCAGTTCTTTTTCAAGCCTCATTACAGATGAGGAACTTGAGAAGGGTCTTGATTTATTAAAAAAAGATATTGAAGAAGGGACCTTTGCCGAAAGAACAGCTTCATTCGACAGCCGCAAAGGTGATTACTTGTTTATGGTGGCAAAAAAATCATAA
- a CDS encoding DUF421 domain-containing protein, with amino-acid sequence MDSQITEVVIRSFGAYTILLIINNMLGKQTLSQMTNHDFITSIMMGAIAANLAFDTQVSYWHSFIALLIIGGIGYSTTYLSMKNRGVRKWFSGSPSVFIENGKILESNMKKQKYNMDSLNQSLREKDIFNIEEVKYAVLEPDGHLSVMRKEKGANLFPVELIMDGKIVEKNLKDIKLSEDWLIKEVSRRGYAVNDVFYCVRGPDGTLAFDYKDDRLKAPIDRER; translated from the coding sequence TTGGACAGCCAAATTACAGAAGTTGTAATCCGGAGCTTTGGTGCGTATACCATTCTTTTGATTATTAACAACATGCTCGGGAAGCAGACTTTGTCACAGATGACCAATCATGATTTTATTACATCCATCATGATGGGAGCGATCGCCGCCAATCTTGCCTTTGATACTCAGGTCAGCTACTGGCACTCCTTTATCGCACTTTTAATTATCGGAGGAATCGGGTATTCGACCACGTATCTTTCCATGAAAAACCGAGGTGTCCGTAAGTGGTTTTCAGGATCACCGTCAGTGTTTATCGAGAATGGAAAAATACTTGAGAGCAATATGAAAAAACAGAAGTATAATATGGATTCCCTCAATCAGTCACTGAGGGAGAAGGATATTTTCAATATAGAGGAAGTTAAATATGCTGTTTTGGAGCCGGACGGTCACCTCTCCGTTATGAGAAAGGAAAAAGGGGCGAATTTATTCCCGGTCGAACTTATAATGGATGGGAAAATTGTAGAAAAAAACTTAAAGGACATTAAACTTTCCGAAGATTGGCTGATTAAGGAAGTGAGCAGACGTGGGTATGCGGTTAATGATGTATTTTACTGCGTCCGTGGGCCTGATGGGACACTTGCTTTTGATTATAAGGATGACAGGCTTAAGGCACCGATTGACCGTGAGCGGTAG
- a CDS encoding PulJ/GspJ family protein, translating into MVKKMAQTKKWYTTEQGFTLIELLVSISILSIVAVVFFSFFTQASLSNQKADTQVAAVNVAERVLNDIKSSGPALGCDESQLGYENDGKGFYIVNGKEKYYVSVTCDDTYDVNGLMLVETVLYDDEDRELVTMYDYFIDWEEE; encoded by the coding sequence ATGGTGAAAAAAATGGCTCAAACAAAGAAATGGTACACGACTGAACAGGGATTTACTCTTATAGAACTTCTGGTTTCAATATCTATTTTGTCCATCGTTGCAGTGGTTTTCTTTTCTTTTTTCACTCAGGCTTCCCTGTCTAACCAAAAAGCGGATACTCAGGTCGCAGCAGTGAATGTTGCAGAACGGGTACTGAATGATATAAAAAGCAGCGGTCCGGCACTTGGTTGTGATGAAAGTCAGTTAGGATATGAAAATGACGGAAAGGGGTTCTATATAGTTAACGGTAAGGAAAAATATTATGTAAGTGTTACTTGTGACGATACTTATGACGTAAATGGATTAATGCTAGTTGAAACTGTCCTTTACGATGATGAGGATAGAGAGTTAGTAACCATGTATGATTATTTCATTGACTGGGAGGAAGAGTGA
- a CDS encoding GNAT family N-acetyltransferase: MIRLDYFTEEDFDDLISWVNHTDPAFFMKWSGPTFTYPLTIEQLHNYSEGANKSGSDAFIFKVVVDETNEAAGHLALRNIDSYHSCARLGKVLISPDYRGKGFAKPAIRKALEFAFEYLDLNRLALGVFSFNTPAYQLYRETGFTEEGYFRDFRRVGDEYWDMYEMAMLKKDYIQKKENDDPA, translated from the coding sequence GTGATCAGACTGGACTACTTTACGGAAGAGGATTTTGACGATCTCATTTCATGGGTGAACCACACTGACCCTGCTTTTTTTATGAAGTGGAGCGGCCCTACCTTTACCTATCCCCTCACAATAGAACAGCTCCATAACTATTCGGAAGGAGCTAACAAATCCGGCAGTGACGCTTTTATCTTTAAAGTGGTAGTGGATGAGACAAATGAGGCGGCAGGTCACCTGGCTTTACGGAATATTGACAGCTACCACAGCTGTGCAAGGCTTGGTAAAGTTCTTATTTCTCCAGATTACCGCGGAAAAGGATTTGCAAAGCCAGCCATCAGAAAAGCCTTGGAATTCGCCTTTGAATACCTCGACCTGAATCGTCTTGCTTTAGGCGTTTTCTCATTTAATACCCCGGCTTACCAACTGTATCGGGAGACGGGCTTTACGGAGGAAGGATATTTCCGTGACTTCAGACGTGTTGGGGATGAATACTGGGATATGTATGAAATGGCGATGTTAAAAAAAGATTATATACAAAAAAAAGAAAACGATGATCCTGCTTAG
- a CDS encoding response regulator produces the protein MTDKIKVMIVDDHLVVRKGLCYFFKQEASVEITAEAGTGEEAMKILSEGTNPDLILLDLSMPGIGGVEVTSFVKKQYPSVKVLVLTSFEDEDHVISAVQAGADGYCLKDTDPEELLKAIQRVVKGSKNIDPKVAGHLFQHVHHEKSDEVIAVQSLTRREREVLIEIARGKNNREIADTLFITEKTVKTHITNLFAKLAVEDRTKAALLAIRHKLL, from the coding sequence GTGACTGACAAAATTAAAGTGATGATTGTAGATGATCACCTTGTAGTCCGTAAAGGGCTCTGCTACTTTTTTAAACAGGAAGCAAGCGTGGAAATAACAGCAGAAGCCGGCACAGGAGAGGAAGCAATGAAGATTCTTTCAGAGGGGACAAATCCCGACCTGATCCTCCTTGATCTTTCCATGCCCGGTATAGGGGGCGTTGAAGTAACCAGCTTTGTAAAAAAACAATATCCCTCTGTTAAGGTTCTTGTCCTTACCAGCTTTGAGGACGAGGACCATGTCATTTCCGCCGTTCAAGCCGGTGCCGATGGCTACTGTTTAAAAGACACGGACCCTGAAGAGCTCCTTAAAGCGATCCAAAGAGTAGTAAAAGGATCTAAAAATATTGATCCAAAAGTGGCAGGTCACCTTTTTCAGCACGTCCACCACGAAAAGTCAGACGAGGTAATAGCAGTTCAATCGCTCACAAGACGGGAACGTGAAGTGCTCATTGAAATCGCCAGAGGGAAAAACAACCGCGAGATTGCCGACACTTTATTTATTACTGAAAAAACAGTTAAAACACACATAACAAACCTTTTTGCAAAATTAGCTGTTGAAGACAGAACAAAGGCCGCTCTTCTCGCCATCCGCCATAAACTTCTGTAG
- a CDS encoding histidine phosphatase family protein, with protein MLSLYFTRHGETMWNREGRLQGWHDSPLTKEGENIAKSLGHYFRDIPLSTIYTSTSGRTIRTAELINSGQNTPIVLDERLREIHLGEWEGKTREEIASAYSKERLEAFWNNPEAYKPAGGETFCQVESRVNDFISDIYRNHQNGHVLLVTHTVIVKLLLKRFKNRMLHQLWDPPFIHPGCLNLVEIDRNRQMNVLLEGDLSHEKYYGS; from the coding sequence ATGTTATCACTTTATTTTACAAGACATGGTGAGACAATGTGGAACCGTGAAGGACGCCTTCAGGGCTGGCATGACTCGCCACTCACAAAAGAAGGAGAAAACATCGCAAAAAGTCTGGGCCATTATTTCAGGGATATCCCTCTTTCTACAATCTATACAAGTACGAGCGGAAGAACGATTCGAACAGCTGAATTAATTAACAGTGGACAAAATACCCCGATCGTACTTGATGAAAGACTAAGAGAAATTCACCTTGGTGAATGGGAAGGAAAAACAAGAGAGGAGATTGCTTCAGCCTACTCAAAAGAAAGACTTGAGGCGTTTTGGAACAACCCTGAAGCCTACAAGCCTGCAGGAGGAGAAACCTTTTGTCAGGTTGAGAGCAGAGTGAATGATTTCATCAGTGACATTTACAGGAACCATCAAAATGGGCATGTGCTGCTTGTTACTCACACAGTAATCGTAAAGCTTTTACTGAAACGGTTTAAAAACAGGATGCTCCATCAATTATGGGATCCCCCTTTTATACACCCGGGATGTTTAAACCTGGTTGAAATAGACCGGAACAGACAGATGAACGTCCTTCTGGAGGGAGATTTGAGTCACGAAAAATATTATGGCAGCTGA
- a CDS encoding GAF domain-containing sensor histidine kinase, translating into MNRDQELYLIKNIAELLNKETDLTSMLQQVLDKLLHLTGLQTGWIFLLDEKQHYTLAASSRLPEALAYENKRYLCEGRCYCINQYIDGRLKEAANIIECKRIEDAIRSDRGKIDDITHHASVPLKSGEELFGILNVAAPGKNSFTQDELHILESIAYQIGSAYERIRLSEKEKTMKVFEERNRLARDLHDSVNQQLFSIMYTATGVKRQTKDPLVNAALKDIHSMSKDALAQMKALIWQLRSDRVEEGLANRLGTYSKKLGLTLITTGQFTSIPSQIEVGLWKIGQEALNNISKHSGSNTCTISLKEDSLYYEMKVSDSGKGFKPDTLTSDGMGLISMKERASLLGGSFCIESAAEQGTTITITVLKRGEPGD; encoded by the coding sequence ATGAACCGTGACCAGGAACTTTACCTTATAAAAAACATAGCTGAACTTTTGAATAAAGAAACTGATCTGACCTCAATGCTTCAGCAGGTCCTTGATAAATTACTCCACTTAACCGGCCTGCAGACTGGTTGGATCTTCCTCCTCGACGAGAAGCAACACTACACTCTTGCCGCTTCTTCTCGTTTACCTGAAGCACTGGCATACGAAAATAAACGATATCTTTGTGAAGGAAGATGCTACTGCATTAATCAATATATAGACGGGCGCCTGAAAGAGGCAGCAAATATCATTGAATGCAAACGGATCGAAGACGCCATTCGCTCAGACAGAGGAAAAATTGATGATATTACCCACCATGCTAGTGTCCCGTTGAAATCCGGTGAAGAACTTTTCGGTATTTTAAACGTTGCCGCCCCTGGCAAAAATTCTTTTACTCAGGATGAATTGCATATTCTTGAATCCATCGCTTATCAGATCGGCTCGGCATATGAACGGATCCGCCTTTCTGAAAAAGAAAAAACAATGAAAGTTTTTGAAGAGCGCAACAGACTTGCCAGAGATCTCCATGATTCAGTTAATCAACAGCTTTTTTCCATCATGTATACAGCTACCGGAGTAAAGCGCCAGACAAAAGACCCCCTTGTCAATGCTGCTCTTAAAGACATCCATTCGATGTCAAAAGATGCCCTTGCTCAAATGAAAGCTCTGATTTGGCAGCTCAGGTCAGACCGAGTTGAAGAAGGACTTGCAAACCGGCTTGGTACGTATTCAAAAAAGCTCGGTCTTACACTTATCACGACCGGACAGTTCACTTCCATTCCTTCACAAATCGAAGTGGGGCTGTGGAAGATAGGGCAGGAAGCATTAAACAACATCTCGAAACATTCAGGATCAAATACATGTACAATATCCCTGAAAGAAGACAGCCTCTACTATGAAATGAAAGTCTCGGACAGCGGAAAGGGCTTTAAACCCGATACTCTTACATCTGACGGGATGGGACTGATCAGCATGAAAGAGCGCGCTTCTCTTCTCGGCGGGTCCTTTTGTATAGAAAGCGCAGCTGAGCAGGGAACAACGATTACAATTACGGTATTGAAGAGAGGTGAACCGGGTGACTGA
- a CDS encoding TerC family protein codes for MDLTLLLEYAWVLLVLICLEGILAADNALVLAIMVKHLPENERKKALFYGLAGAFIFRFLSLFAISFLVNVWQVQAIGAAYLLFIACNHLFKKYVFKKYGNKLKKAAQKKGSSGFWMTVLKVELADIAFAVDSILAAIALALTLSPTPLPNVGELDGGQFAVILTGGLIGVIIMRFAATYFVRILHKRPGLETAAFLIVGWVGVKLVVFTLAHPDVAVIPHSFPESTPWKITFWSVLVIIAIGGWFLTKAVPPGPDNPETDRALQTEDNLL; via the coding sequence ATGGATCTTACACTTCTTCTGGAATACGCATGGGTTCTGCTTGTATTAATCTGCCTCGAAGGAATCTTAGCTGCAGATAACGCTCTCGTTCTTGCCATTATGGTAAAGCACCTCCCGGAAAATGAACGAAAAAAAGCATTGTTCTATGGGCTTGCTGGGGCTTTTATTTTCAGGTTTTTATCCCTGTTTGCTATATCGTTTCTCGTAAATGTGTGGCAGGTCCAGGCTATCGGAGCCGCTTATTTATTGTTTATCGCTTGTAATCATCTATTTAAGAAATATGTATTTAAAAAATACGGAAATAAGCTTAAAAAAGCTGCACAGAAAAAGGGCTCATCGGGATTCTGGATGACCGTTTTGAAAGTGGAGCTTGCAGACATTGCCTTTGCCGTTGATTCTATTCTTGCGGCCATTGCCCTCGCATTGACCTTGTCTCCGACCCCGCTTCCGAACGTCGGGGAGCTGGACGGAGGTCAGTTTGCCGTCATATTAACAGGGGGATTGATCGGAGTGATCATTATGAGATTTGCAGCAACCTACTTTGTTCGTATCCTTCACAAACGACCCGGACTTGAAACTGCAGCGTTTCTCATCGTTGGATGGGTAGGTGTAAAGCTGGTGGTCTTTACCCTTGCACATCCTGATGTTGCCGTTATTCCACATTCGTTTCCGGAATCCACTCCTTGGAAGATAACCTTCTGGTCTGTACTGGTCATTATTGCGATCGGAGGCTGGTTCCTCACAAAAGCGGTGCCCCCCGGACCCGATAATCCTGAAACAGACCGTGCCCTCCAAACCGAAGACAACCTCCTCTAA